TGCAAATTCTTTAGTATGAGTTCAAGTACAAGCTTTTTTCTGGGCCCTTGACTGCAAGCTCTTTGATGAAGGCACAGTGCTCTCTTCAACAAAAACACAAATCCGTGAATTTTATGATTCAGTAACCAGTAATCCATTTCGAGGAATTTCACACCATCTTGATGCCCATAACTTTAGTTAATATATCTTTTAGGCTGCTAAGAAACTTTAGGCATACATAATATACAGCCATTTTACATCATCAATTCTGCTTCAGCATAGCCGTTGAACTTAATTACCATTGTCTTAGTGGTCTTTTGCTACATCTGCCCCTGCACCTAAACGCAAAATGCAAACATCCTTTCACATAAAGGAGAAATAGTACAACTTATTTACCTTTACTTATGACCACGGAGAGTATGTTTGTAaggaaaacaatatatatgttttCATTAATAAATGAATTAGTGCAGTCATTATGTAATTAGTAATCAGTTTCCTGGATTGCAGTACCCTCAACTGAATGCTTGCtcgaacaagaagaagaaaatgatATTATGGGTTCTGCATTAACTTTGCCACTCTTAAATTAGTGTTTGTAGCTGTCAAATTGAGTGCATCAAAAATTATGCGTTGGGCTGTGTGGAATCAAAACACTGCATATGATCATTTTCATTATTCCTTAACACACAAAGCAAGCACACCACTTCAACACTGGGTTCCTCGCGAATGAACGACACTCGAGATTGTTCCTAAATGAGCCTGATCGAATTGCGTCACCTGTCTCGTCCTGCAGGCTGGAGCGCCTCGACCACTTGGCACAGAAGTTCAAGCACAAGGCAGACATCCACGAGGAGTGGACACGAGGCAAGGAGGAGATGCTGCAGAGCCAGGACTTCCGCCAGTGCCGCCTCAACGAGGTCAAGGCCCTCAAGAAGAAGCACGAGGCCTTTGAGAGCGACCTGGCAGCACACCAGGACCGCGTCGAGCAGATCGCTGCCATTGCGCAGGTAAACAAAATTGTATGAGGAGAGGGAAGCCTTGTCAACAGCGAGCAAGTGCTGTCATCAAGACCTGCAGTCATTTCGAAAGCCCGTTGATATAGTTAGGGCATCAGACGTTGGGCACGAGTGTTCTTTAGGCGAGAGGTGGCAGTTTTTAGGAAATTAGTGTTTTGGAAGGCAACGTATGCAAGTCGTCAAACTGGAGAGGCCTGTAGATTCAGTAATTTGTTGTGATGAAATAAAATGGGACACTGACCACAAAAGATTTAGTGAAGTCAACGTATCGGCTTCCacatgggagccgaaacgtcaaCCTTACTAAATCTTTTGTGGTCGGTGTCTCATTTATTTCATTGTGTTCGAACCTGACCCAACGGGATCTCATCACAACCTCAGTTTCATCAGTCATTTGTTACAACACAGATCAAGTATAGCCATAGCCTCAAATACAATGCAAGATAAATTAGGGATTTTCTTGAGCTTTTATTGAGTTCTTCTCGAGTTTTTGGGCGGCTGTTGAAGAAAATTACCAGCACCAGCCCTTTGTATCCCTGTGCCGTGAATAATTTGGTGCCTAGGGCAGAGTTTTATCACTAGCCAGCATCATTTTGGAGGGGAGGTACTAGCTCTTAATGCACTGTCATGGAGATGAGCCCCTCCTCAAAGCTCTTTTCGGTCGTCTCCAGGCCTACCTCTCAGCGCACAGAGATGTCGCGACGTCTTTCGGTATACACAGCAGACACTACATCCTTAGATGTCTCAAGTTAAGCAACCTGGCTTGCCAAGTCTAATTGGACAAACGCACCTGCTGCCGTGCTAATCGCAGGAGCTGAACGCCCTGGGCTACCACGACGCGGCGACGGTGAATGCACGCTGCCAGCGCATCTGCGACCAGTGGGACCGGCTGGGCACGCTGACGCAGAAGAGGCGCAGCGCCCTCGAGGAGGCGGAGCGCGTGCTCGAGAAGATCGACCACCTGCACCTGGAGTTTGCCAAGCGGGTGGCGCCCTTCAACAACTGGCTGGATGGGGCACGCGAGGACCTCGTCGACATGTTCATCGTCCACACCATGGAGGAGATTCAGGTGCGATAGCCCCCTTCTCTCGTTTGCGTAGCTGCATGCGAAAACATAGAATGGGTACAGTTGACCCCAAAATGGACTAGCATACAAGCTATAGTTGGAACAGTTGCCGGTGTCATAGAGCTGTGGCATGCACTTTCAATATCTAGAGGTCGCAAACAGAGGCTCCGCTGCTCATAATGTAAACGACTGCCACGGCGGCCTGTGTTCCCCGCAGTGGTTCGCACCCACCTCGCGGCTGTGTGAAGTGCGAGGTGGGTATTGAATAGTATAGTATTGAATTGCTCCTCTAAGTTATGTGTATTTTGTTCATGGTATGAACAAGATGTTCATGGTATGTTCATGGTTCATGAACAGTTCAATTCAGCATGTCATCCCTTACGCCATACCTAAGACAAGTGACTAGAAAAGGGCAAACAACAAGCACATGCGCCAGTTCTTGCCCGAACTCGATCAAAGTTTTGCATCACTCGGTCGCACTTGCAGCTCCCTCCCGTAGGCAGGCCTCCCAACTCCCCCTCGTCTTTGTGCAGGGTCTGATGGACGCTCACGAGCAGTTCAAGCAGACCCTCGGCGAAGCCGACAAGGAGCACAAGGCCATTATCGGCCTGGCACAGGAGGTGCAGACCATCGCCAGTCAGTACCAGGTGCCCGGCGGCGTCGAGAACCCCTACACCACTCTCACCTCTCAGGTCAGTGTCCCACTCTCTCATGCTAGCTCTGCGTAGTGACTGCCTGATGTGTATTACATAGGCAACTAGCATTGTTGGGTCAACTAGACCAAAGCAAGTTCTTTTGATGCATCGTAGCTAGTctgtgtacttttttcttttgtttttgtgcacTTTGTTGTCACCTTCGTCTTCCATTACAATGTACCTTTCCCAAATCTCTGCGAATAAGCCTGCTGCCCTGCAAAACTTCGCAGTTCCCCCAAAAACTTACATCTACAGAACCACATTGCATTTGTAGTTAAAATTGAAAGGTGAATGCTCTCTCTTCTTGGGAAGCTACTTTGATCTCTGAACCATCACTGGTTGCTTTGCATGGAATTTGTGGTGGGGGTCCCTCAAAAGGGATAGGCACAACCTCAGTATGGAAAACTTGCTCTCAAGTACCCAGTGCTGAACCATGACAGCCACCAAATCCTTTTTAGATGTTCATGGAGACGGAGTAATAAATAGGGACTATTGGCAGATGGGCAGTTCCAGGACACTTTACCCTGAGCGCTCGAGGTAGTAAGGCAGTATGTAGGCGAGAAATTTGGGGACTCTGCATAGTTGTGCAGGGCAGCTAGCCTGCAGAGATGTAGGAAAAGTCTGTTTACCAACTATACACCATAGTGCGAAGCAATGTGGGCGATCTTGGATTGGAATTGTAGACCGGTCTGTCAGTCTGTGACCTGGGGCACAGACTGAGCTGGACTTGGCGCTCTGGGTTCGTGAACTTCGATCCGGGTGAAACGCTGTCACGTTGACCTGACCTCTGTCTCATCGCAGGTGATCACAAGCAAGTGGACTGAGGTGAAGCAGCTGGTGCCCAAGAGGGACCAAGTCCTCCAGGCCGAGCTCATGAGGCAACAATGTATCCTTTTGTGCTGCTGCACCGGAGTCCAGAGTCAAATGCCAACATGCACAGATAAGCCGCATATAGATTAGGCACACAATAGGTTAAACACATGTGTTACGTTTGATGCGGTGTTAATGCCACGCTTATTTGGTGTGAGACACCACACTGCAGCGCTCTCGAACTGCCCACCAGCGGTGTCATTCTGAAATGGTGTCATTCTGATAGTGTCAGTTCCCATCAGATTACTGAAGGTACGAAGAAGGAGACCACTTGGGTATGCTGACCGCCACCGACGGAATCATTATTAGATATATAGTGACAGAAAGACAAAGGACAAGAATGAAGTGAACACACGGAGTGCTGACTCTCAACTGCATTTAtttgaacaaacaaacaagaaacaaaaaataatgcGCATGTGTAGATTGCACGTTTCAAAAAACTGCCTCTCACGCTGTAGTTAATGATAAATCCACACCAACATGCCCGGCTTTCGTTTCCAATAGCAGCGGAATATTCCAGGTTTCTGTCTTGAGTGAAATAGATATTGTGCCCGCAACAGATGTACTTCTTTCCCCACTGCCATTACCAGGCACCTCTCTTTCTCAAACTTGTGTCAGGCATTGAGCTAAGCGCTTGGCACGTCTATCCCTACATGTCACCCTGTGCGGCTTTTTCTGCAAGAGAAGATGGCTTCCCGAGGCTAAGGTTAATCAGCTGGGGATTAGCTGAATGCTTAGGCAGGCCCGACGGGCTGCTGACCAGAGCTGCGCACTAGCCTTATGTCCATATGTTTGAGATAAGTGACATGGCCCGTGGCTGCATTGACTTGGCAGCTGTGCCATGATGCTGCCAAGTGCAAAATCGGCACTTCCCAGTTGCGGTGCCTGCATCCTGGCTGGCCGAAGTGGCGTGCAGTGACCCTCCTGCGTGCTCGCCTGTTAGCGCAGCTTTCGTGGCTGTGTGCATCGAGTTTCTGACAACGGTTTACTTGGTGAGAAAAAGGCACTTATGTGCACAAGAGTGCTAGAAAGTTGGGCCGTCGAATCTGCATCTTTCTTGGAGAGCCATTTGGCCACCAACATTGCTTCGGTCACTGTGGTTTTTAGTGTCTTTTGTAAAAGCATGTAAAATGCTGCTTTCCCTCTCTACTATTATGTGAGATCACTAGTAATTAGAACAGTAGCACTTGTGCTTGGTTGTACAGTTACATGAAATCGGAACAGTATTGGCAGGCAGCTAGTGTTGCAGAAAAGGCAAGGATGTCTGCACTTACTCTGTGCTAGTTTTAATCATGTTTTCAATCATGTTTTTTGCTACTTCTAAAAGGTGTCGCATACTGATAGGCTTTCTGAACTTTAGGGAGTCCCATGGAGTCATAGGTAATTCAGAACAGTTCACACCTGCATCCCTCTAGTCCTTGTGTCACTTTGGGTTGTGTAACCCAGTCAGTCAGTTGATCAATCAGTCAATCGATCAACTTTTCACAGTGATGTTGCGTGTGGTGACGAGCATGCCCTGGTACCGACTGTACCTTCCTTGACTAATGCTCAGCGAATGAGCGCCTGCGCCGTAAGTTTGCCGAGAAGGCCAACGTTGTCGGTCCCTGGATCGAAAGGCAGATGGACGCGGTGGCAGCCCTCGGCATGGGAATGCAGGTGAGCGTGAAATTTGCACTGCTCCCACTCTTCGAGTGCATTGGCACTCAACTCTCCCCTGCCCCAGCAGCTCGAGGTACGGAGAGGTAGCTTTAGATTAGGGGTACGCAAGAGGCTTGTGTACCACTTACGTATGCAAGCCACTTGGGTCCCAGCAAAACCCAAGAAGTCTTGGGGTCCTTGGGTATGCAAACCACTTGCGTCTCCTCCAATCTACAACTCTTCCTTTCAGTCAATCAAATAGAGTCTGACTGTGTTGGTCCTTTTTTTGAAACTGCCCAAAAAAGTCACTAGTAATTACAGATGTAAAGTCTGAACTGAAATGAAACGCATTGTCACGTAGCGACGTTTAAGAAGGAGTCAGTGTAAAACTGTGAAATCACAAATTTTAATCGCGAATCGATGAGTAAGGTGCGCCCGCTACTTGTACACCTTTCGCAGTACATTCGAGCGTAAATGCTGGTGCTTGCATACTTTCCAGAATGTACACCAGTATCCACATTGCAGCAGTCTGATTATGTTGCTCATGAAAAGAAGGAACAAGGGCTGCACGTGTTTCATCTGATCTGTCTGTGCTCGCTTGTGGCATCCTTAGTGATTGCAGGAACACATGCAGCTAGTCTACCTGACAACTAGTGTATCCTAGCTACCAAAACAGTATAGTAAGAAAAATATTGTAGTAAATTCTATATAGGGAACTCTGGTGCCTACCAGTATTCTTTTAATGCTTTAAGCAGCTAGGCCTTTatttaaggcaaaaaaaaaaaaaaaggaaacgactaGTGAATGTTATGTCGGTACTGAGTTAAGAAattggatgaatggatggaaatGGGAAGGCTCTGTGCACGTCCGGCACTGCAGGGCTCGCTGGAGGAGCAGCTGAAGCGGCTGCAGCAGTACGAGCAGGCGGCGGCACAGTATCGGCCGCACCTGGAAGAACTGGAGCGCACGCACCAGGAGGTGCAGGAGGCGATGATCTTCGAGAACCGGTACACGCACTACACGATGGAGACGCTGCGCGTGGGCTGGGAGCAGCTCATGACTTCCATCCACCGCAACATCAACGAGGTGGAGAACCAGATCCTTACGCGCGACTCCAAGGGCATCACCCAGGAGCAGCTGAACGAGTTCCGCATGTCCTTCAACCACTTCGACAAGAACCGCACGGGGCGGCTCACGCCGGACGAGTTCAAGTCGTGCCTTGTCAGCCTCGGATACAGCATCCGCAACGACCGCCAGGTGAGCCAAAGTCTCCTCTTTCTTGGTCTGATCTCTTGTTTACTTGTGACAGAAAGTTTGTGTTTGCACTGGTTCGTGGACCTTCTTGTCTGAAGCCCCTTGTATGTCATATGTGCCTCCGAGATGTGTAAGCATGCAAAATTTTACTTGCAATATCAAGTTATATGAACTTGTTTGTGCCATTGTGTCTGTAATGCAATATGTCTAATCATGTGGGAAAGAAAAACTGGAAAAGACATAAAGATATATGGACAGAAATCTCGGTGACAGTGGCCATTACTCACCAGACGGCGCCACGATACCAGTCTATAGTGCATGTATAAGTAGGGTGCTATTTTTTGTCACTGTGCTCACTGCTTAATTGCAGTACCACTTTATGACAGTGAAACTTTGCCTTTGAGTTCAGCTTCATGGCAACACATATCACATTGCTGTGAAGCTGAATCGAGCGGCAAAACTTGCGTAGAAATTGCATGCCAACGTTACACACTCATAAATGTTTTCAGCATTTTGTAACTCTATTCTTTTGCAGATACGTGAATAATTAAAGCATTATGGAAATTATTTAAGGCAATACAGCATGTGAGCTTCGTTATAATGAAAATTGTCTTATGGTGAAGTTTCGGCAGCTTTATAAATTGAAGGTCAACTGCACTCCATGCGTTCTGTCCTGAATATAGAGTATTGCAGGTTTTTTAGCAGCTGCACAAATCAAATTAAGGTCAAATGTGCTTCGTTTCTTTGACCTGAATGCAGGCTTTAGTTAAGTATTACACCACTTGCTATTATATTTCAGTGCACAGTTGTGTAGATATTGCAGCAATGTCACTTATGAGCTGTTGTTTCTAGGGTGACGCTGACTTCAGGCGCATCATGAACATTGTGGACCCGAACAACACGGGTTACGTCCACTTCGACGCCTTCCTCGACTTCATGACTCGGGAGAGCACAGACAGGGACACGGCTGAGCAGATCATTGACTCCTTCAGGATTCTGGCTGGTGATAAGGTGAGCCGTCCTGGCAAGAGTCATAGCCGTTGATTTTACTTGCAACCCACTCCACACGGCCACTTCAGGGATTGATGACACGCGTAGTAGAGGGCGATCCGACAGCAACAGACAGAATGAAAATTTAGTAATTTTAAaagtgcaatgattgtacacttttctcctCAACAACTGGGAGCCttgccactgtcgttgaaaaggaaagtgtacagtCATCGCATTCCAcccgtgctaacatatggggcagaaacttggatgttagtaaagaagctcgagaacaagttaaggaccaagCAAAGAGTGGTGGAACGAAAAGTGCTAGACGTAACCTTAAGTGAcaaagagagtggtgtggattaaaaagcaaatggggatagccaatattctaattgacactgagagaaagaAGTTAGCGACACTTCACTTCGTGAACGAGGGTTATGCGCAAGCATACAGACactgcgaacatgcacagcaaGCACCATGGCGTCGAAGTACAAACGAAAAGGGCGCAAACGCAGCGCTTCTACACCTCCAGAcaccttcctcctccggcgctcgcttccctcaCGGCTTCAGAAATAGTCTCACCGATTTCACAGAAGGGCCATCTGCACTTCTAcgcaaaaatggagctgggcaggccatgtattgcgtagggtagataaccggtggaccattagagttatagaatgggtgccaagggaagggaagcccaGTCAAGGATAGCAGGAAACTAGGTGAgatgatggaattaggaaatttgcaagcacaagttggaatcggctagcgcaagatgagtaattggagatcgcagggggagGCCATCATGccgcagtgggcataaaaataggctgatgatgatgaattcaaAAACTACAGACGTTGGCAAGATGTGGGTTTAACAGAAATGAACaaaaagtaaatttttttttaaataacaatatATTCTAGCCAGAATAGTTAGGTTCGTCACCGACAGGTGGCACTTGTAGTGCAACTTCACGATGATGAAGTTGGCAATGGCCTCTCTGGATATTACTTCTTGCTATGTACAAAGATTTCCCATGTTTATTTTGTGTATTTCTCTGAAAAGCCGCATCTTGCTAAAGTCTACAGTGTCCATGTTCTCCACTTTAGTTTGTACTGTCGACGTTGTGTACTCACCACCTTTTTCTTCGGTGTTAGCATGAATGAGACAGCTTCACTTCATCAAGGTGAATGCAGTATACTGCATGCACAATTTGGGAACACAATGACTTCAGAAGTAGAAACAGTATTTCAGGCAAGGTTAGAGGCATCGTTGCAACTCTTTTACATTGTTTCCTTTCTGCTACTGTTGCTGTCAACAGTGACTGTATTCACGGATAGATAGTGCGTGTTGATGTTGGCCACAGCTTCTACAGCTACAGCCCTCTGTGAGTTTTTAGCTTGGTGCAGCTCTTCATCACCTCAGTGATGACTCCAATGCACAGTAGTGTAGCAGGCTTAAATATTGGGAACTGGGATGCCGCATTGAGAGTGATGTGGCCATAGAAGTTTATAAGAGCCAGCCACTCCTGGGTCGTGCAGACCCTGTGGGGGCAAAAACAAATCCATTACTTAGGGCTGGTGCTAGAGTAGTCGCTCGCACAAAGCCTGAGTGTTTAACTCCGCTGCCTGAAGCAGCTAAGCAATGGCTGTTATTGGCTTTTCAGCGTTCTCGCTCACGAAGGCCTTCACCTGCTCGAATAACTCAGCCATGTGAATCGTGCCACACTGCTGGCACTGCTTATTTCTCTTAGTCACAAACGAGCATTGGTGATGAACTGACTGCCCACCCCAAAAATGAAGAGTGCTGCCAAAGTGAAGGAAATGGCGATCTACAAGTCACTGCGCTCGGCATGTAAAGTGACTAGGACTGCACCTGGATTCATCTCCCGCGTCGGTCTGGAAGCTGCTACCCGAGAATAAATGTGCTAGATGAGCGACAAATGCGCTGGTGAAGAGAAAGTGAAGTGCCCGGACAGATAGGATGACAATGTTATTTGTTTGTGCTGATCTGAAAGCTGGGTCCTCAAATACCACGAGGGCTGTCTACTGTTTtacaagaggaagctttagcttgaagGCTCCTGTATAaatgcatgggaaaggagaaatcgtttttctcggcaaccactgcaccaaatttcgtTAGGTTTGTTGCATCTCAAAGGAAAAGTTAACATCTGGTGACAGTTGGAAGTGGATTTTTGATTTAAGCCGTCAgtctcgggaaaaaaaaaaaatctcgaaaACTGCAAGTTTTCAACAAacaagactatcaagtttacaactctgtaaatcagcaatgaaaaatgatatcataatTCTATAAATTGCATCCAATAGTAcacctaaagtggacaaaattcatATATTATACATGGTCGCTAACACACCAATAATATGTGAATAAGACTTTTGCAAGGCCCTTTCTAGACATTGTAACACATTTGCATAAGATATAAattatatcaaatttgtccactttggatATTCTAACGGATaaagtttacagaactgcaatatcttttCTGGCTGCAGAATTACGAATTTGTAAACCTTGCGCTTCTATCTTTTCAATCTTACCGATTTTCGGCAATTCGTGTAAAAGATATTCCGGTCCTAAATGAAATTTCTGCTTcagacagtcactagaatttaacatgttttttctctcaaatgcaacaacatTAATTAAAATCGGCCAAGAGGTTATCtcggaaaagcatttctgcgttttacatgtgctTGAATAGATGGCATCCAAGTTCTTCCTCTTAATGTACAGCAACACCAACCAGCTGAGTCATGTCTAGAAAACAGAGCTGTTTGGCTTTTCTTATCGATACATTAACAATGGTAACTTTTTTACAGTGACAGGCATTCTTAGAGAGGTTGAACACGGCCATCGAGCACAGTTCCGTGGAATATAGATAGCTGGATTGGACGTGCAGATGATCTTACAATGGTTCAGTGTTTGAGACAAATGCTTGTCTTCTTCCCTGCAGCCATACATCACTGCGGAAGAGCTTCGCCGGGAACTTCCGCCGGACCAGGCGGAATACTGCATCCGACGCATGGCTGCGTATAAGGGCCATGGCGCTGTCCCCGGAGCGCTGGACTACATGTCGTTCTCGACAGCACTGTACGGGGAGAGCGATCTCTAGAGGACTGTCGCACGTTTTtgctttgttatttatttttttcttttctctctgttggcgaaaaaaaagaaaaacgaaaaggaaagaaaaacttctttttttcctccctcCTGCGAGTACTGGAAGGAATTTGTGGCAGGGGGCAGTGCAGGAAAGACGTGAAATGAGCCGGTTCGAGACAGGCTACAAGCCGATTGCCGCTGATGGAAGGTTTGGCTTAAACCACTCTGAAGTCGGCTATGAGCCAACGTCAGTGGCTGGGAACTCTTAATCGGCTCTCCgctattttattttgtattttggACAATCATTCTGTTATCCTTGCCCAAGGCAGGTTGACGTTTGCATTGGTGTTATGTCACTGTGGGTTCAGAGGTACAAACCAC
The sequence above is drawn from the Dermacentor andersoni chromosome 7, qqDerAnde1_hic_scaffold, whole genome shotgun sequence genome and encodes:
- the Actn gene encoding alpha-actinin isoform X1; the protein is MGDGGPYSDGYMEQEEEWEREGLLDPAWEKQQRKTFTAWCNSHLRKAGTQIDNIEEDFRNGLKLMLLLEVISGETLPKPDRGKMRFHKIANVNKALDFIASKGVKLVSIGAEEIVDGNVKMTLGLIWTIILRFAIQDISVEEMTAKEGLLLWCQRKTAPYKNVNVQNFHLSWKDGLAFCALIHRHRPDLLDYGKLKKENPLDNLNLAFDVAEKHLNIPRMLDAEDMNSTAMPDERAIMTYVSSYYHTFAGAQQAETAANRICKVLKVNQENERLMEEYERLASDLLDWIRRTTPWLENRTTDNTLPGVQKKLEEFRAYRRTHKPPRVEQKAKLETNFNTLQTKLRLSNRPAYLPSEGKMVSDIASAWKGLETAEKGFEEWLLSEMMRLERLDHLAQKFKHKADIHEEWTRGKEEMLQSQDFRQCRLNEVKALKKKHEAFESDLAAHQDRVEQIAAIAQELNALGYHDAATVNARCQRICDQWDRLGTLTQKRRSALEEAERVLEKIDHLHLEFAKRVAPFNNWLDGAREDLVDMFIVHTMEEIQGLMDAHEQFKQTLGEADKEHKAIIGLAQEVQTIASQYQVPGGVENPYTTLTSQVITSKWTEVKQLVPKRDQVLQAELMRQQSNERLRRKFAEKANVVGPWIERQMDAVAALGMGMQGSLEEQLKRLQQYEQAAAQYRPHLEELERTHQEVQEAMIFENRYTHYTMETLRVGWEQLMTSIHRNINEVENQILTRDSKGITQEQLNEFRMSFNHFDKNRTGRLTPDEFKSCLVSLGYSIRNDRQGDADFRRIMNIVDPNNTGYVHFDAFLDFMTRESTDRDTAEQIIDSFRILAGDKPYITAEELRRELPPDQAEYCIRRMAAYKGHGAVPGALDYMSFSTALYGESDL
- the Actn gene encoding alpha-actinin isoform X2 produces the protein MLLLEVISGETLPKPDRGKMRFHKIANVNKALDFIASKGVKLVSIGAEEIVDGNVKMTLGLIWTIILRFAIQDISVEEMTAKEGLLLWCQRKTAPYKNVNVQNFHLSWKDGLAFCALIHRHRPDLLDYGKLKKENPLDNLNLAFDVAEKHLNIPRMLDAEDMNSTAMPDERAIMTYVSSYYHTFAGAQQAETAANRICKVLKVNQENERLMEEYERLASDLLDWIRRTTPWLENRTTDNTLPGVQKKLEEFRAYRRTHKPPRVEQKAKLETNFNTLQTKLRLSNRPAYLPSEGKMVSDIASAWKGLETAEKGFEEWLLSEMMRLERLDHLAQKFKHKADIHEEWTRGKEEMLQSQDFRQCRLNEVKALKKKHEAFESDLAAHQDRVEQIAAIAQELNALGYHDAATVNARCQRICDQWDRLGTLTQKRRSALEEAERVLEKIDHLHLEFAKRVAPFNNWLDGAREDLVDMFIVHTMEEIQGLMDAHEQFKQTLGEADKEHKAIIGLAQEVQTIASQYQVPGGVENPYTTLTSQVITSKWTEVKQLVPKRDQVLQAELMRQQSNERLRRKFAEKANVVGPWIERQMDAVAALGMGMQGSLEEQLKRLQQYEQAAAQYRPHLEELERTHQEVQEAMIFENRYTHYTMETLRVGWEQLMTSIHRNINEVENQILTRDSKGITQEQLNEFRMSFNHFDKNRTGRLTPDEFKSCLVSLGYSIRNDRQGDADFRRIMNIVDPNNTGYVHFDAFLDFMTRESTDRDTAEQIIDSFRILAGDKPYITAEELRRELPPDQAEYCIRRMAAYKGHGAVPGALDYMSFSTALYGESDL